A genomic window from Rhodococcus sp. KBS0724 includes:
- a CDS encoding FAD-binding oxidoreductase, which yields MTSVDSTVLAELIAALPDGALVSDPDLTAGYRQDWAADPNAGTPLAVVRATCTEDIQAVMRWATEHRVPVVPRGAGSGLSGGSSAVDGCVMVSTEKMRQITIDPVARVAVTQPGLMNAEVKNAAAEHGLWYPPDPSSFEICSIGGNAATNAGGLCCVKYGVTTDYVLALKVVLADGTAVSLGGPLLKDVAGLSLTKLFVGSEGTLGIITELTLRLIPAQPPASTVVASFDSVEEAADAVLAITGNIRPAMLEFMDHASINAVEDSVRMGLNRKARALILAQSDAPGAAGELEIESIVAACENNGATEVFATDDKAEGDAFTAARRAVFPAVQALGNLLLEDVGVPMRALPRLITGVEAIAADLDVLICTVAHAGDGNTHPLIVFDPSDPDMTERAQIAFGRVMDLAIALGGTITGEHGVGRIKRDWLPAQLGEDVMALNRKIKDALDPLGILNPGAVIAAK from the coding sequence ATGACTTCGGTTGATTCGACGGTCCTGGCAGAACTGATCGCGGCACTGCCGGACGGTGCGCTCGTCAGCGATCCGGACCTGACGGCTGGTTACCGGCAGGACTGGGCGGCAGATCCGAATGCCGGCACCCCTTTGGCTGTTGTCCGGGCCACCTGCACCGAAGACATCCAGGCTGTGATGCGCTGGGCAACCGAACACCGTGTTCCCGTCGTTCCGCGCGGTGCCGGCTCAGGACTCTCCGGTGGTTCGAGCGCTGTCGACGGCTGTGTCATGGTCAGCACCGAGAAGATGCGTCAGATCACGATCGATCCCGTGGCTCGCGTCGCTGTCACGCAGCCGGGTCTGATGAATGCCGAGGTCAAGAACGCTGCCGCTGAGCACGGACTCTGGTATCCACCGGATCCGTCGTCTTTCGAGATCTGTTCCATTGGCGGCAATGCCGCTACTAATGCGGGCGGACTCTGTTGTGTGAAATATGGTGTCACCACCGATTATGTGCTTGCCCTGAAGGTAGTACTCGCCGATGGCACCGCGGTGTCATTGGGTGGTCCGTTACTGAAAGATGTTGCCGGGCTTTCACTCACGAAACTGTTTGTCGGCAGCGAAGGCACTCTGGGCATCATCACGGAACTGACGTTGCGCCTCATTCCCGCTCAGCCCCCGGCGTCGACGGTGGTGGCATCATTCGATTCTGTCGAGGAAGCCGCGGACGCAGTGTTGGCTATTACCGGCAACATTCGGCCGGCAATGCTCGAGTTCATGGATCACGCCAGCATCAATGCCGTCGAGGATTCGGTCCGGATGGGACTCAACCGGAAGGCTCGAGCACTGATTCTGGCCCAATCCGATGCGCCCGGCGCCGCTGGCGAGCTCGAGATCGAGAGCATTGTCGCGGCCTGTGAAAACAACGGGGCTACCGAAGTTTTCGCGACAGACGACAAGGCAGAGGGTGATGCTTTCACTGCGGCCCGACGGGCGGTGTTTCCTGCCGTTCAAGCGTTGGGGAATCTGCTCCTCGAAGATGTCGGCGTTCCGATGCGAGCACTGCCGCGATTGATCACCGGGGTGGAAGCAATCGCTGCGGACCTGGATGTCCTCATCTGCACCGTCGCGCACGCCGGCGACGGAAACACTCATCCGCTGATCGTGTTCGACCCGTCTGATCCCGATATGACCGAGCGCGCCCAGATCGCATTCGGTCGGGTCATGGATCTCGCAATTGCACTGGGCGGCACCATTACCGGCGAGCACGGTGTGGGCCGGATCAAGCGCGACTGGTTACCAGCTCAGCTGGGCGAGGACGTCATGGCGTTGAACCGGAAAATCAAAGATGCGCTTGATCCCCTAGGAATTCTCAATCCCGGCGCGGTCATCGCTGCGAAATAG
- a CDS encoding LysR substrate-binding domain-containing protein: MSNADSPAIFRLAYAPGVTPTKWIRVWHERLPDVRLELVQFPVLEVVAALRAGEADAGLVRLPIDRTELSAISLYAETPVVVIPKDHVFTAVEQISVADLDEEIVLDPLEDTLEWPTRPGKAAAERPETIADAIELVAAGIGVVVVPHSVARLHHRKDLTFRPVAGAPESPIALAWLESKTTELVEELIGIVRGRTAQSSRGRNGQPAEKIKGSVKAKQAAKERRAEAAKADHKAKSGGTAKSVSGRNTSSGKAKAGGKAGSGKSGGTKSSGGRFTGKPKGR, encoded by the coding sequence GTGAGCAACGCGGATAGTCCGGCAATTTTTCGACTCGCGTATGCCCCCGGGGTAACGCCGACCAAGTGGATTCGGGTGTGGCACGAGCGGCTTCCCGACGTCCGTCTGGAGTTGGTCCAGTTTCCGGTTCTCGAGGTTGTCGCAGCGCTGCGGGCGGGAGAAGCCGACGCCGGTCTGGTTCGGTTGCCGATCGATCGCACCGAACTCAGCGCGATATCCCTGTATGCGGAGACACCCGTCGTGGTGATTCCCAAGGATCATGTGTTCACCGCTGTAGAACAGATTTCCGTGGCCGATCTGGATGAGGAGATTGTGCTCGATCCTCTCGAGGACACCCTCGAATGGCCGACCCGTCCGGGCAAGGCAGCAGCCGAGCGGCCGGAAACGATCGCCGACGCCATCGAGTTGGTTGCGGCCGGCATCGGCGTTGTTGTTGTCCCGCATTCGGTGGCGCGGTTGCACCATCGCAAGGATCTGACCTTCCGTCCGGTTGCCGGCGCTCCCGAGTCTCCGATCGCCTTGGCATGGTTGGAGTCCAAGACCACAGAATTGGTCGAAGAACTCATCGGCATCGTGCGCGGACGTACTGCTCAGAGTTCACGCGGACGCAACGGTCAACCCGCCGAGAAGATCAAGGGTTCGGTCAAGGCAAAGCAAGCGGCAAAGGAACGCCGTGCCGAGGCGGCCAAAGCCGACCACAAAGCCAAGAGTGGCGGAACGGCAAAAAGTGTTTCGGGCCGCAACACCAGCAGCGGTAAGGCGAAGGCCGGTGGCAAGGCGGGTAGCGGCAAGTCCGGCGGTACCAAGAGTTCGGGTGGCCGGTTCACGGGCAAACCGAAGGGCCGCTAG
- a CDS encoding WXG100 family type VII secretion target produces the protein MHRGDKQHQSGKLPVPEFNWQVLMRCDPEQMHATATRISDLADEFWDDVETLRRDAESLMTNEWTGDAARAHAALWAEWVDSARQVAGALTEDAGLLHQAATEYRTTDNNNAGGISTVQLNMDF, from the coding sequence ATCCATCGTGGGGATAAACAGCACCAAAGCGGCAAATTACCTGTACCAGAATTCAATTGGCAGGTACTGATGCGCTGCGATCCCGAACAGATGCACGCGACGGCGACACGAATATCAGACCTCGCTGACGAATTCTGGGACGACGTGGAAACGCTGCGCCGCGATGCCGAATCCCTGATGACCAACGAATGGACCGGTGACGCCGCCCGCGCCCATGCCGCACTGTGGGCCGAGTGGGTCGACTCCGCCCGGCAGGTCGCGGGCGCACTCACCGAGGACGCCGGACTGCTGCATCAAGCAGCTACCGAGTACCGCACCACCGACAACAACAACGCGGGCGGGATCTCCACCGTTCAACTGAACATGGACTTTTGA
- a CDS encoding DUF5642 family protein: MTVVAALGLAVGCSSSVPGEALPDAGGQTPAAAGSAPTSPAGSAPTSAAGSTTTSATASTKAAPLADLLLTPAEFPPPFDAVVLPAQAVPMAAPDLVGVPRGATVDPADCAPPEQDYGPMGTVMAVGTDNASRSTISVELTRSETSLTKLEAQTEDCTSMKVTANGVTSTVTTVILPPSPINADQTLSLRRTVSTPSSATGGQTMLTLMAQVGDVRIAVTLMTFGATKPSTAPLDEAFTAAVQKVRAGS, from the coding sequence GTGACTGTCGTTGCCGCGCTGGGATTGGCAGTGGGGTGTTCCTCGTCGGTTCCCGGGGAGGCGTTGCCCGATGCCGGCGGACAGACACCCGCCGCCGCGGGGTCCGCGCCGACAAGCCCAGCGGGGTCCGCGCCGACCAGCGCAGCGGGATCGACCACTACGAGCGCCACCGCTTCAACCAAGGCCGCGCCGCTGGCGGACCTCCTGCTGACCCCTGCAGAGTTTCCGCCCCCATTCGACGCAGTAGTACTTCCCGCGCAGGCTGTTCCAATGGCCGCGCCGGATCTGGTGGGCGTTCCGCGCGGAGCGACCGTCGACCCGGCCGACTGTGCCCCACCCGAACAGGACTACGGACCTATGGGGACCGTGATGGCTGTGGGCACCGACAACGCGAGCAGATCGACAATCTCGGTGGAACTCACCCGGAGTGAGACCAGCCTGACCAAGTTGGAAGCGCAGACCGAAGATTGCACGTCGATGAAGGTGACCGCAAACGGTGTGACGTCGACGGTCACGACGGTCATCTTGCCGCCTTCGCCGATCAATGCCGATCAAACGTTGTCCTTGCGCCGCACGGTATCGACACCGTCCTCGGCTACCGGGGGCCAAACGATGTTGACCTTGATGGCCCAGGTGGGTGACGTGCGCATTGCCGTCACGCTGATGACATTCGGTGCAACCAAGCCGTCCACCGCGCCGCTGGACGAGGCATTTACCGCCGCTGTTCAGAAAGTGCGCGCCGGCAGCTGA
- the galE gene encoding UDP-glucose 4-epimerase GalE, translating into MKLLVTGGAGYVGSVCSTVLLERGHEVVVIDDLSTGNADAVPAGADFIEGDVAETAAKVLGNSPIFDGVLHFAAQSLVGESVLHPEKYWQGNVVTTLALLEAIRASRTPRLVFSSTAATYGEPEQTPIMETAPTRPTNPYGASKLAIDHAITSYSVAHGLAATSLRYFNVAGAYKSAGENRVVETHLIPLILQVALGQRDKIAVFGTDWPTPDGTAVRDYIHVLDLAEAHLLALEKSTPSEHRIYNLGSGAGFSVREVIASCARVTGLPINVEDAPRRLGDPAVLIASSDKAIAELGWTPTRTDLDVIVADAWQFLQDLGSASHSAR; encoded by the coding sequence ATGAAACTTTTGGTCACCGGCGGTGCCGGCTACGTCGGCAGTGTCTGCAGCACAGTGCTACTCGAACGCGGACACGAGGTCGTTGTGATCGACGACCTCTCCACCGGAAATGCCGATGCCGTCCCCGCCGGCGCCGACTTCATCGAAGGTGATGTAGCGGAGACGGCTGCGAAAGTCCTCGGCAACTCCCCGATTTTCGACGGCGTACTGCATTTTGCCGCGCAGTCACTCGTCGGCGAATCGGTGCTCCATCCCGAAAAGTACTGGCAGGGCAATGTAGTCACAACCCTCGCGCTCCTCGAGGCCATTCGGGCCTCTCGGACTCCGAGGTTGGTGTTCTCGTCGACAGCGGCGACATACGGCGAGCCGGAGCAGACTCCGATCATGGAGACTGCGCCGACTCGGCCTACAAATCCGTACGGAGCATCCAAGCTTGCCATCGACCACGCGATCACGTCGTATTCCGTCGCGCACGGTCTAGCCGCCACCAGCCTGCGATACTTCAATGTTGCGGGTGCATACAAGTCTGCTGGTGAAAACCGGGTTGTCGAAACACATCTGATCCCGTTGATCCTCCAGGTTGCGCTTGGACAGCGAGACAAGATCGCGGTCTTCGGCACCGATTGGCCCACACCCGACGGCACTGCTGTGCGGGACTACATCCACGTGCTCGATCTGGCCGAGGCTCATCTTCTCGCGTTGGAGAAGTCCACACCATCCGAGCATCGCATCTACAACCTCGGTAGCGGCGCCGGATTCAGCGTCCGCGAGGTTATTGCGTCGTGTGCTCGGGTGACCGGACTTCCGATCAACGTCGAGGATGCTCCACGCCGCCTCGGCGATCCCGCCGTTTTGATCGCGTCCAGCGACAAGGCGATTGCCGAACTCGGGTGGACACCGACGCGCACCGATCTGGACGTGATCGTCGCGGATGCTTGGCAGTTCCTGCAGGACCTCGGTTCTGCATCGCACTCTGCTCGGTAG
- a CDS encoding alpha/beta fold hydrolase has protein sequence MSRPRTRQLRPVPDEEPRMMFRTIHGYRRAFRIAGEGPAVLLLHGIGDNSSTWTEIIPHLAKNYTVIAPDLLGHGRSDKPRADYSVAAYANGMRDLLSTLGIEHVSVVGHSLGGGVAMQFAYQFPDMVDRLVLVSTGGITKDVHPILRLMSVPVVNEVLKLLRIPGAMPIVRLAGTLAGAVHGSNLRPGTMLHDTPDLIRVLAELPDPTAYEAYLRTLRAVVDWRGQVVTMLDRCYLTENLPVQLIWGDEDSVIPVSHAHLAHAAMPNSRLEVFRGSGHFPFRDDPMHFLQVIEEFLASTAPLVFDEAHWRHMLIAGVGENTITGSSSTRMAVLDAMGSDERSAT, from the coding sequence ATGAGCAGACCCCGAACGCGGCAGCTCCGGCCAGTTCCCGACGAGGAACCGCGGATGATGTTTCGGACGATTCACGGTTACCGTCGAGCTTTTCGCATTGCGGGCGAGGGCCCAGCAGTTCTGCTCCTGCACGGCATTGGCGACAACTCGTCCACGTGGACGGAGATCATCCCCCATCTGGCCAAGAACTACACCGTCATCGCCCCTGACCTTCTCGGACACGGCCGCTCCGACAAGCCTCGGGCCGATTACTCGGTAGCGGCCTACGCCAACGGCATGCGCGATTTGCTGTCCACTCTGGGCATCGAGCACGTCAGCGTCGTTGGGCATTCGCTCGGCGGCGGTGTGGCGATGCAATTTGCGTACCAGTTCCCCGACATGGTCGATCGACTCGTGTTGGTCTCGACCGGCGGCATCACCAAGGACGTTCATCCGATTCTTCGGCTGATGTCGGTGCCGGTGGTAAACGAGGTTCTCAAACTCCTGCGAATTCCCGGAGCGATGCCCATCGTGCGCCTCGCCGGTACTCTCGCCGGCGCCGTCCACGGATCGAACCTGCGGCCGGGAACCATGCTGCACGACACTCCCGATCTGATTCGCGTTCTCGCCGAACTTCCCGACCCCACTGCCTACGAGGCCTACTTGCGGACGTTGCGCGCAGTGGTCGACTGGCGAGGTCAGGTCGTCACAATGCTCGATCGGTGTTATCTGACGGAGAATTTGCCGGTTCAGTTGATCTGGGGTGACGAGGATTCCGTGATTCCCGTCTCGCACGCGCACCTCGCGCATGCGGCGATGCCCAACTCCCGACTCGAAGTTTTCCGTGGATCCGGGCACTTCCCTTTCCGCGACGACCCCATGCATTTCCTTCAGGTGATCGAAGAGTTCCTCGCGAGCACAGCGCCACTAGTATTCGACGAGGCGCACTGGCGGCACATGCTCATTGCCGGGGTTGGCGAAAACACCATCACCGGTTCGTCGTCGACACGCATGGCAGTACTCGATGCGATGGGCTCCGACGAGCGCAGCGCAACCTGA
- a CDS encoding DUF5997 family protein: MTSNKTPQTMKPTTAAKKLGVYLEATPKEFQEGDVTREELTALQIEAPEWLLELRRTGPHPKQVIAAKLGISIAGLARGGVEEALTTDQVAALLEEKPEWLEKERALQAEVRAENLRIKEKRASRRNQPRKARRG, encoded by the coding sequence ATGACGTCGAACAAAACGCCCCAGACGATGAAGCCGACGACGGCTGCCAAGAAGCTGGGTGTGTACCTGGAAGCAACACCGAAAGAGTTCCAGGAAGGCGACGTGACCCGTGAAGAACTGACCGCGCTTCAGATCGAAGCTCCGGAGTGGCTGCTGGAACTGCGCCGCACCGGCCCGCACCCGAAGCAGGTCATCGCCGCAAAGCTGGGCATCTCCATCGCCGGCCTTGCTCGCGGCGGTGTCGAAGAGGCACTCACCACGGATCAGGTTGCTGCCCTGCTGGAAGAAAAGCCCGAGTGGCTGGAGAAAGAACGCGCACTGCAAGCGGAGGTGCGCGCTGAAAACCTTCGTATCAAGGAAAAGCGCGCGTCGCGCCGCAATCAGCCGCGCAAAGCACGCCGCGGCTGA
- a CDS encoding RNA helicase — MLLTELLPDNADPDSVFDAFLSWTIERGLTLYPAQEEAVMELVSGANVILATPTGSGKSMVAIGAHFYAMSQGKRTYYTAPIKALVSEKFFALCEVFGAENVGMMTGDAAVNSSAPIICATAEIVANLALREGPDSDIGQVVMDEFHFYSEPDRGWAWQVPLIELPHAQFLLMSATLGEVDFFSEDLTRRTGKPTTVVSGTERPVPLMFSYATTPVGETIEELVTTNQAPVYIVHFTQAAALERAQALTSVNFCSKAEKEAIAEALGGFRFTTGFGKTLSRLVRHGIGVHHAGMLPKYRRLIEVLAQDGLLKVICGTDTLGVGINVPIRTVLLTGLAKYDGVRTRHLKAREFHQIAGRAGRAGYDTMGTVVVQAPEHEVDNLRAVAKAGDDPKKIKKIQRKKAPEGFVSWSEATFDRLVAASPEPLVSRFSVSNSMLLNVIARPGNCFDAMRHLLEDNHESRPAQRKHILKAISLYRGLLSAGIVERLDEPDEHDRMARLTMDLQRDFALNQPLSPFALAAFELLDVESDTYALDVVSIIESTLDDPRQVLMGQQHFARGEAVAQMKADGIEYEERMELLEEVTWPKPLAELLFPAFEMYRGGHPWITEFALSPKSVVRDMIERAMTFAELISHYGLTRSEGLVLRYLADAYRALRQTVPTEARTEELEDIIEWLGELIRQVDSSLLDEWESLTDPGAEADTEEVAFGADIPRPISANPRAFRVMVRNAMFRRIDLASRRQWNELENLDDGIDAAEWEEQLLPYFEEYNSIGTGPSARGPALFQVVEEGEFWRVRQVLEDPEGDHGWALLGVVDIPESDALGEIVFDELSIVEG, encoded by the coding sequence GTGCTGCTGACGGAACTGCTCCCCGACAACGCGGATCCCGATTCCGTTTTCGACGCCTTCTTATCCTGGACAATCGAGCGTGGTTTGACGCTCTATCCTGCCCAGGAAGAGGCTGTGATGGAACTGGTCTCGGGTGCCAATGTCATTTTGGCTACCCCAACCGGTTCCGGAAAGTCGATGGTGGCGATCGGTGCGCATTTCTACGCGATGTCCCAGGGCAAACGTACGTATTACACCGCGCCCATCAAGGCGTTGGTGAGCGAGAAGTTCTTCGCCCTGTGCGAGGTGTTCGGCGCGGAGAACGTCGGCATGATGACCGGCGACGCTGCCGTCAACTCGTCGGCTCCCATCATCTGTGCGACAGCGGAGATCGTCGCGAATCTCGCGTTGCGCGAGGGACCCGATTCCGACATCGGCCAGGTCGTGATGGATGAGTTCCATTTCTACTCCGAACCGGATCGTGGGTGGGCCTGGCAGGTTCCGCTGATCGAACTGCCGCACGCCCAGTTCTTGCTGATGTCGGCAACTCTGGGCGAAGTGGACTTCTTCTCCGAGGACCTCACGCGTCGCACCGGCAAGCCCACCACCGTCGTTTCCGGTACCGAACGCCCTGTCCCCCTGATGTTCTCGTACGCGACCACTCCGGTCGGTGAGACCATCGAAGAGTTGGTCACCACCAACCAAGCTCCCGTGTACATCGTGCACTTCACGCAGGCAGCGGCTCTCGAACGAGCGCAAGCGCTCACGAGCGTCAACTTCTGCTCCAAAGCGGAGAAGGAAGCAATTGCCGAGGCACTCGGCGGATTTCGCTTCACAACAGGATTCGGCAAGACCCTCTCCCGGTTGGTTCGCCACGGCATCGGCGTTCACCACGCGGGCATGCTGCCCAAGTACCGACGGCTCATCGAAGTACTGGCTCAGGACGGCCTACTCAAGGTCATCTGCGGCACCGACACACTCGGCGTCGGCATCAACGTTCCGATCCGCACTGTGTTGCTGACAGGTCTCGCCAAGTACGACGGCGTCCGCACCCGCCATCTGAAGGCTCGTGAGTTCCATCAGATCGCGGGTCGTGCCGGTCGCGCCGGTTACGACACGATGGGCACCGTCGTCGTGCAGGCACCGGAACATGAGGTGGACAATCTGCGAGCAGTCGCCAAGGCGGGCGACGATCCGAAGAAGATCAAGAAGATTCAACGCAAGAAGGCTCCCGAGGGATTTGTCTCGTGGAGCGAAGCCACGTTCGACCGCCTGGTTGCGGCATCACCGGAACCATTGGTGTCGCGGTTCTCCGTCAGCAACTCCATGCTGCTCAATGTTATTGCCCGACCTGGTAATTGCTTCGACGCGATGCGACATCTGCTGGAGGACAACCACGAATCGCGTCCGGCGCAACGCAAGCACATCCTCAAAGCGATCTCGCTGTACCGCGGATTGCTGAGCGCCGGCATTGTCGAACGCCTCGACGAACCCGACGAGCACGACCGGATGGCGCGGTTGACGATGGACTTGCAGCGCGACTTCGCCTTGAATCAGCCGCTCTCGCCGTTTGCACTGGCCGCGTTCGAACTCCTCGACGTCGAATCCGATACGTACGCACTCGATGTCGTGTCCATCATCGAATCGACACTCGACGACCCCCGTCAGGTATTGATGGGCCAGCAGCACTTCGCCCGCGGTGAGGCTGTTGCGCAGATGAAGGCCGACGGTATCGAGTACGAGGAGCGCATGGAACTCCTCGAAGAGGTCACCTGGCCGAAACCGTTGGCCGAGTTACTGTTCCCTGCCTTCGAGATGTACCGCGGCGGTCATCCGTGGATCACCGAATTTGCGCTCTCCCCCAAATCCGTCGTGCGCGACATGATCGAACGCGCGATGACCTTTGCCGAATTGATCAGTCACTACGGCCTCACCCGCTCCGAAGGACTGGTTCTGCGTTACCTTGCGGACGCCTACCGGGCACTGCGCCAGACCGTGCCCACCGAGGCCCGTACCGAAGAACTCGAAGACATCATCGAGTGGCTGGGTGAGTTGATCCGACAGGTCGACTCGAGCCTGCTCGACGAGTGGGAGTCTCTCACCGACCCAGGCGCCGAGGCCGACACCGAAGAGGTTGCATTCGGCGCCGATATCCCCCGGCCGATCTCGGCCAACCCGCGTGCGTTCCGCGTCATGGTGCGCAACGCGATGTTCCGTCGGATCGACCTCGCGTCGCGGCGGCAGTGGAACGAACTGGAAAACCTCGACGACGGTATCGACGCCGCCGAGTGGGAAGAGCAGCTACTCCCCTACTTCGAGGAGTACAACTCGATCGGAACGGGGCCGTCAGCGCGTGGGCCGGCGTTGTTCCAGGTGGTCGAGGAAGGTGAGTTCTGGCGAGTGCGTCAGGTGCTCGAGGACCCGGAGGGTGATCACGGCTGGGCACTGCTCGGCGTCGTCGACATCCCGGAGTCCGACGCGTTGGGTGAAATCGTGTTCGACGAGCTCAGCATCGTCGAGGGCTAG
- a CDS encoding proteasome assembly chaperone family protein, protein MDDQSKMYELEFPAPQLSAADGQGPVLIHGLEGYSDAGHAVKLATKHLRESLETELVASFAVDELIDYRSRRPTMTFKADHFSDYDTPSINLYALRDTVGTPFLLLAGMEPDLKWERFTTAVRLLAEQLGVRQTIGLNAIPMAIPHTRPLGLTAHSTNKDLIGDHQRWSGELQVPGSASSLLEFRMSQHGHEAVGFSVHVPHYLAQTDYPAASETLLENVASVSGLELPLAALGEASARVLEQVNEHIAGNEEVQTVVHALERQYDTFVTAQEQQASLLAGEADLPSGDEIGAEFERFLAEQAGSGEFDTPDDGESDRN, encoded by the coding sequence ATGGACGACCAGTCGAAAATGTACGAGCTGGAATTCCCGGCACCGCAGTTGTCGGCTGCCGACGGCCAGGGACCGGTTCTCATCCACGGACTCGAGGGCTACTCGGACGCGGGTCATGCCGTGAAACTTGCGACGAAGCATTTGCGTGAGAGCCTCGAAACCGAACTTGTCGCGTCGTTTGCCGTGGACGAGTTGATCGACTACCGATCACGTCGTCCCACGATGACGTTCAAGGCAGATCATTTCTCGGACTACGACACGCCTTCCATCAACCTTTACGCGCTTCGTGACACGGTGGGAACACCCTTCCTGCTGCTTGCCGGCATGGAACCCGATCTCAAGTGGGAACGGTTCACCACCGCTGTCCGCTTGCTCGCCGAACAGTTGGGCGTGCGCCAGACCATCGGACTCAATGCGATCCCGATGGCAATTCCGCACACCCGTCCGTTGGGCCTGACTGCACATTCCACGAACAAGGACCTGATCGGCGATCACCAGCGCTGGTCCGGCGAACTGCAGGTTCCCGGCAGCGCGTCGTCGCTGTTGGAATTCCGGATGAGCCAGCACGGCCACGAAGCCGTCGGTTTCTCCGTTCATGTTCCCCATTACCTCGCACAGACCGATTACCCGGCTGCCTCCGAGACCTTGCTCGAAAATGTGGCGTCGGTGTCCGGGCTCGAATTGCCGCTCGCCGCCCTCGGTGAGGCTTCGGCGCGTGTCCTCGAGCAGGTTAACGAGCACATTGCCGGGAACGAAGAAGTTCAGACTGTAGTCCACGCTCTCGAGCGCCAGTACGACACCTTCGTGACGGCGCAGGAACAGCAGGCGTCGCTGCTCGCCGGTGAGGCCGACCTTCCCAGTGGAGACGAGATCGGTGCCGAATTCGAGCGGTTCCTGGCCGAACAGGCAGGCAGCGGAGAGTTCGACACGCCGGATGACGGCGAATCCGACCGAAACTGA
- a CDS encoding DUF4192 domain-containing protein, translating into MTTPPFSREFESSDDQVQSWPSPESEHLSEPGELIAAIPALMGFCPEDSVVALCLMDTTPKTLGPIMRHDYFPNIGSELAPAMHSALEQFVRVCATEGTVAVILVMIGDHPLGELFDIAAEFNDMLTGNGVELLDVLAVPVIARGRDWMSILAPDRYGRLPDPGSSSVAAAQVLGGRVIRASRSELVHSVRGQSSNHAAIGSMIDRGRAQIASLRCAAHCSNDPFAQVRREVEEVLTQVERMRRGMFPDPRECAHLALVLSDVRVRDTVMGLAATEYADAAEALWANLTHELPVPECSFPATLLGFFAYARGDGPLAGIALAYALEADPEYSLAGLLDNSLQAGLRPDGIRALAEVGLDLARDFDVSAMPEAR; encoded by the coding sequence ATGACAACACCACCGTTTTCCCGGGAATTCGAATCCTCCGACGACCAGGTGCAGAGTTGGCCGTCGCCTGAGTCCGAACACCTCTCCGAACCAGGCGAGCTGATCGCCGCGATCCCAGCGTTGATGGGATTTTGCCCCGAAGATTCCGTCGTCGCGTTGTGCTTGATGGACACCACACCGAAAACGCTCGGACCGATCATGAGGCACGACTACTTTCCCAATATCGGCTCCGAGCTTGCTCCGGCGATGCACTCGGCCCTCGAACAATTTGTTCGAGTCTGCGCGACGGAAGGAACGGTAGCGGTGATCCTGGTGATGATCGGAGACCATCCGTTGGGGGAATTGTTCGACATAGCAGCGGAATTCAACGACATGCTGACCGGCAACGGCGTCGAACTCCTCGATGTGCTCGCCGTGCCGGTGATCGCGAGGGGCAGGGACTGGATGAGCATCCTTGCCCCGGATCGGTATGGGCGCCTGCCCGATCCGGGTTCGTCCTCTGTCGCGGCCGCCCAGGTCCTCGGGGGCCGTGTGATCAGAGCGTCCCGCAGCGAGTTGGTGCATTCGGTCCGTGGGCAATCGAGCAATCACGCGGCGATCGGATCAATGATCGACCGGGGGCGCGCACAGATCGCGTCGCTGCGATGTGCGGCACACTGTTCGAACGACCCCTTTGCTCAGGTGCGCCGGGAGGTCGAGGAAGTCCTGACGCAAGTCGAGCGGATGCGGCGCGGGATGTTTCCCGATCCCCGAGAATGTGCGCACCTGGCACTGGTGTTGTCCGACGTGCGCGTCCGGGACACCGTCATGGGTCTGGCCGCCACGGAGTACGCGGATGCTGCGGAAGCCTTGTGGGCAAACTTGACTCACGAACTTCCGGTGCCCGAATGTTCTTTTCCCGCTACGCTTCTGGGGTTCTTTGCCTATGCCCGCGGCGACGGCCCACTCGCTGGTATCGCGCTTGCGTACGCGCTGGAAGCGGACCCGGAATACTCGTTGGCCGGCTTGCTCGACAACTCGCTGCAAGCCGGCCTGAGACCGGACGGAATTCGTGCCTTGGCGGAAGTCGGACTCGACCTCGCCCGGGACTTCGACGTGAGTGCGATGCCCGAGGCGAGGTGA